One Alkaliphilus sp. B6464 genomic window carries:
- a CDS encoding phosphatidylserine decarboxylase — protein sequence MDIYYIDRKTGERKKEVVAGDRFLRWMYNTYSGNSMLRLVVKKKLFSSLYGKLQDISFSKNKISSFVNQLNIQMDEAEIEDILKYKNFNDFFARRLKKDARPICNEAGSLVSPADGRVLAYENIKMDEIIQVKGSVYRLEELFQDTKLAQQYDGGTCVVVRLCPSDYHRFHFPDSGISYYSKKIDGNYYSVNPIALKKIAKIYCENKREITLFNSDNFGQMVLIEVGATCVGSIIQTYEEGKKVEKGEEKGYFKFGGSTVIMFLQKDSVKIDDDIIKNTNDEIETKVDMGDKIGKIYLA from the coding sequence ATGGATATATATTATATTGATAGGAAAACAGGAGAAAGAAAAAAGGAAGTTGTAGCAGGTGATAGATTTTTAAGATGGATGTATAATACATATTCTGGGAATTCTATGCTACGGTTAGTTGTAAAAAAGAAGTTATTTTCATCTTTATATGGTAAACTTCAGGATATATCTTTTAGCAAAAATAAAATTTCATCTTTTGTTAACCAATTAAATATTCAAATGGATGAGGCTGAAATAGAAGATATATTAAAATATAAAAACTTTAATGATTTTTTTGCTCGTAGACTTAAAAAAGATGCAAGGCCTATTTGCAATGAAGCAGGTAGTTTAGTATCTCCCGCCGATGGCAGGGTTTTAGCCTATGAGAATATTAAGATGGATGAAATAATTCAGGTTAAGGGTTCTGTATATAGATTAGAAGAGCTTTTTCAAGATACTAAGTTAGCTCAGCAGTATGATGGAGGTACATGTGTTGTTGTAAGACTATGTCCTTCAGATTATCATAGGTTTCACTTTCCAGACAGTGGAATATCCTATTACAGTAAAAAGATAGATGGTAACTATTATTCTGTTAATCCTATAGCCTTAAAGAAGATAGCTAAAATTTATTGTGAAAATAAAAGAGAAATTACCCTATTTAACTCAGATAATTTTGGACAAATGGTACTTATTGAAGTAGGAGCTACATGTGTAGGGTCTATAATTCAAACCTATGAAGAAGGTAAGAAGGTTGAAAAAGGAGAGGAGAAGGGCTACTTTAAGTTTGGAGGTTCCACAGTCATTATGTTTTTACAGAAAGATAGTGTGAAAATTGATGATGATATTATTAAAAATACAAATGATGAAATAGAGACTAAGGTAGATATGGGAGATAAGATAGGAAAAATTTATTTGGCATAA
- the pyrE gene encoding orotate phosphoribosyltransferase: protein MIKRERVIEILEDTSALKKGHFLLTSGRHSDQYMQCAQVLQYPEYTGEICKGLAKEFKDDKIDIVVGPATGGIIMAYELARQLETPTMFTERENGKMVLRRNFAIPKGAKVLVAEDVITTGGSVKEVIELVKEAEGELVGVAVLVDRSNGKIDFGTKLRAGLSLEVLSYGAEECPICKEGNIPLVKPGSRGIKKD from the coding sequence ATGATAAAGAGAGAAAGAGTTATAGAAATTCTAGAAGATACAAGTGCCTTAAAGAAGGGACACTTTTTATTAACATCAGGAAGACATAGCGATCAATATATGCAATGTGCGCAAGTATTACAGTATCCTGAATATACAGGAGAAATATGCAAAGGATTAGCTAAAGAATTTAAGGATGATAAGATAGATATTGTAGTAGGACCTGCTACTGGAGGAATTATTATGGCCTATGAACTAGCTAGACAACTGGAAACACCAACTATGTTTACAGAAAGAGAAAATGGAAAGATGGTTTTACGAAGGAATTTTGCTATACCTAAGGGAGCGAAGGTTTTAGTTGCAGAAGATGTAATTACAACAGGTGGCTCTGTAAAGGAAGTTATAGAGCTAGTAAAAGAGGCAGAAGGAGAGCTAGTAGGGGTTGCAGTTTTGGTAGATAGGAGTAATGGTAAAATTGATTTTGGAACTAAGCTAAGGGCAGGCTTAAGCTTGGAGGTCTTGTCATACGGTGCTGAAGAATGCCCTATCTGTAAAGAAGGAAATATTCCTCTTGTAAAACCAGGTAGTAGGGGAATTAAAAAGGATTAA
- a CDS encoding dihydroorotate dehydrogenase, with the protein MNKLNMKINIAGIELKNPVMTASGTFGSGKEYSDYVDLNRLGAVVVKGISMKPWKGNSSPRIAETYGGMLNSVGLQNPGIEVLIKEDIPFLRQYDTKIIVNIAGKTVEEYCQVAERLGEADIDMIELNISCPNVKEGGVCFGTDPFMAEHVTKAVKKVAKQPLIVKLTPNVTDIVSIAKGAVAGGADALSMINTLLGMAIDINKRKPILANIVGGLSGPAIKPVAIRMVHEVAKAVDVPIIGMGGIMNGDDAIEFMLAGATGVAVGMANFTSPTATIEVVDGIEKYMKKHGFSSIDEIRKSLQY; encoded by the coding sequence ATGAATAAGCTAAACATGAAGATAAATATTGCAGGTATAGAGCTAAAAAACCCTGTAATGACAGCCTCGGGCACCTTTGGAAGTGGTAAGGAGTACAGCGATTATGTAGATCTTAATAGGTTAGGGGCAGTAGTAGTAAAAGGAATATCTATGAAACCTTGGAAGGGAAACTCAAGTCCACGTATTGCAGAAACCTATGGTGGAATGTTGAATAGCGTAGGCTTACAAAATCCAGGAATAGAAGTATTAATTAAGGAAGATATTCCTTTCTTAAGACAATACGACACCAAAATAATAGTTAACATAGCAGGTAAAACTGTAGAGGAATATTGCCAGGTAGCTGAAAGATTAGGGGAAGCAGATATAGATATGATAGAACTTAATATTTCCTGCCCTAATGTAAAGGAGGGTGGTGTATGCTTTGGTACAGATCCTTTTATGGCAGAGCATGTAACAAAGGCAGTTAAAAAGGTAGCCAAGCAACCTTTAATAGTAAAGCTTACTCCTAATGTAACTGATATAGTATCAATTGCAAAAGGTGCAGTAGCTGGCGGAGCTGATGCTCTATCAATGATAAATACGTTACTAGGAATGGCAATAGATATAAATAAAAGAAAGCCTATTTTGGCTAATATAGTAGGCGGATTATCGGGCCCTGCTATTAAGCCAGTGGCAATTAGAATGGTGCACGAAGTAGCAAAGGCAGTAGATGTACCTATTATAGGTATGGGTGGAATTATGAATGGAGATGATGCCATAGAGTTTATGTTGGCAGGAGCTACTGGAGTAGCTGTTGGTATGGCTAATTTTACAAGTCCTACTGCTACAATTGAGGTTGTAGATGGTATTGAAAAGTATATGAAGAAGCATGGGTTTAGTAGTATTGATGAAATAAGGAAAAGCTTGCAATATTAA
- a CDS encoding dihydroorotate dehydrogenase electron transfer subunit, with amino-acid sequence MKKVYYPTIINQEEIAENIFRMELELDEIAKVALPGQFINLYCKEGENLLPRPISICEVNKEKGIVTLVYAVVGKGTNSFSLLKKGENVKVLGPLGNGFQIDKSIEKHILIGGGIGVPPLIELAKHLTGEIYAFLGFAESPILVKELENYGAKVFVATDKGREGFKGNVIDLIKNENISGDMIYSCGPKPMLKAVSIWAEEMGIKAQVSMEERMACGIGVCVGCTCKHKKNEEEDWENKKVCTDGPVFWSEEVVWNE; translated from the coding sequence ATGAAAAAAGTATATTATCCAACTATAATCAATCAAGAAGAAATAGCAGAAAATATATTTCGTATGGAATTGGAATTAGATGAAATTGCAAAAGTAGCCTTACCTGGACAGTTTATAAATCTATATTGTAAAGAAGGCGAAAATCTTCTACCAAGACCCATAAGTATTTGTGAAGTTAATAAAGAAAAAGGAATTGTAACTCTAGTATATGCAGTAGTTGGAAAGGGTACTAATAGTTTTTCACTTTTAAAAAAGGGTGAAAATGTAAAAGTATTAGGTCCCCTTGGAAATGGATTTCAAATAGATAAAAGTATAGAAAAACATATTTTAATAGGTGGTGGAATAGGAGTGCCGCCTTTAATAGAGTTAGCAAAGCATTTAACAGGAGAGATATATGCCTTCTTAGGTTTTGCAGAGAGTCCAATTTTAGTTAAAGAGCTAGAAAATTATGGAGCAAAGGTATTTGTAGCTACAGATAAAGGAAGAGAAGGCTTTAAGGGCAATGTGATTGACCTTATTAAAAACGAAAATATTAGTGGAGATATGATATACAGTTGTGGACCAAAACCAATGTTAAAGGCTGTTAGTATTTGGGCAGAGGAGATGGGTATAAAAGCACAAGTATCTATGGAGGAAAGAATGGCATGTGGAATAGGCGTATGTGTAGGTTGTACTTGTAAACACAAGAAAAATGAGGAAGAAGATTGGGAAAATAAAAAAGTTTGTACCGATGGACCAGTGTTTTGGAGTGAGGAGGTAGTCTGGAATGAATAA
- the pyrF gene encoding orotidine-5'-phosphate decarboxylase, with protein MIDRLIKEINKKQNPTVIGLDPRLEMIPTFIKEEYFEKYGKTPKAVGKIFYRFNKEIIDSIYDIVPAVKPQIAMYEQYGPEGVESYIRTTEYAKEKGIMVIGDIKRGDITSTAEAYAEGHIGRVEIEEKSQDIYNQDAVTLNPYLGFDSIEPYIKYCKKYDKGLFILVKTSNPNSGEIQDLETNEGKLYEKVGRFVSKWGEELIGQSGYSQIGAVVGATHPEQAKELRKIMPNTYFLVPGYGAQGGKAEDLKAYFNKDGLGAIINSSRGIIAAYLKEENRSRFSEHEFSLAAREAALCMKEDLQKNLF; from the coding sequence ATGATAGATAGACTAATAAAGGAAATTAATAAAAAACAAAATCCTACGGTTATAGGCTTGGACCCTAGATTAGAAATGATACCGACTTTTATAAAAGAAGAGTATTTTGAGAAGTATGGGAAAACCCCTAAGGCAGTTGGAAAAATATTTTATAGATTTAATAAGGAAATTATAGATAGTATTTATGATATAGTACCTGCAGTTAAGCCTCAAATAGCTATGTACGAACAATATGGCCCAGAAGGAGTAGAATCATATATTAGGACAACAGAATATGCGAAAGAAAAGGGAATAATGGTAATTGGAGATATTAAGCGTGGAGATATAACTTCAACAGCGGAGGCTTATGCCGAGGGGCATATAGGAAGAGTAGAAATCGAAGAAAAATCCCAGGATATTTATAATCAGGATGCTGTAACCTTAAATCCATATTTAGGCTTTGACTCTATAGAGCCATATATTAAGTATTGTAAAAAATATGATAAAGGCTTGTTTATACTTGTAAAAACATCGAATCCAAATAGTGGAGAGATACAGGATTTAGAAACAAATGAAGGTAAGCTTTATGAAAAGGTTGGTAGATTTGTGAGTAAGTGGGGAGAAGAACTAATTGGACAAAGTGGATATAGCCAAATAGGAGCAGTTGTAGGTGCTACCCATCCAGAACAGGCAAAAGAGCTTAGAAAAATAATGCCTAACACATATTTTTTAGTACCAGGTTATGGAGCACAAGGAGGAAAGGCAGAGGACTTAAAAGCATATTTTAATAAAGATGGATTAGGTGCAATAATTAACTCATCGAGAGGAATTATAGCAGCTTATTTAAAAGAAGAAAACAGATCAAGGTTTTCAGAGCATGAATTTTCTTTAGCAGCTAGAGAAGCCGCTCTTTGTATGAAGGAAGATTTACAAAAAAACTTATTCTAA
- a CDS encoding dihydroorotase has protein sequence MKLLIKGGRVINPSTNLYEIKDILLIDGLVAKIEDEILDEADKIIDAMDFWVTPGLIDLHVHLREPGFEHKETIETGSKSAAKGGFTTICCMPNTNPAIDCKEVVDFVKSRAREKAVVNVLPIGSITRGLRGEELANIEEMVKIGICAISDDGRTVQNSYFMRQGMKIAKDLNIPVFSHCEDETLLCGGVMNSGEVSKELGMDGILSEVEDVIIARDIVLTKGTGAKLHICHISTSLGVDLIRFGKSIGANVTGEVCPHHFTLTDKDVLSLDTNMKMNPPLRGKDDVEAIKIGLKDGTIDVIATDHAPHHKDEKSLSFSNAPFGIVGLETAIPLAITELVKEGWLTPMELIEKFTINPAKILNIDKGDIRVGKVADITIINPSVEYKIDVEGFASKSKNSPFHNRLVNGRVEYTIVNGEIVYDRIKDSK, from the coding sequence ATGAAATTACTGATTAAAGGCGGAAGAGTAATAAATCCAAGTACAAACCTGTATGAAATAAAGGATATTCTTTTGATAGATGGACTGGTAGCAAAAATTGAGGATGAAATATTGGATGAGGCAGATAAAATAATCGATGCAATGGATTTTTGGGTGACACCAGGATTAATAGATCTTCATGTACACCTGAGAGAGCCTGGGTTTGAACATAAGGAAACTATAGAAACAGGAAGCAAAAGCGCTGCAAAAGGCGGATTTACTACTATATGCTGTATGCCAAATACAAATCCTGCAATAGACTGTAAAGAAGTTGTAGATTTTGTTAAAAGTAGAGCTAGAGAAAAAGCTGTAGTTAATGTTCTGCCAATTGGAAGTATTACGAGGGGCCTAAGGGGTGAAGAATTAGCGAACATAGAAGAAATGGTAAAAATAGGTATTTGCGCCATAAGTGATGATGGCAGAACAGTTCAAAATTCTTATTTTATGCGTCAAGGTATGAAAATAGCGAAAGATTTAAATATACCTGTTTTTTCACACTGTGAGGATGAAACATTGCTATGTGGGGGTGTTATGAATAGTGGAGAAGTATCTAAAGAATTAGGAATGGATGGAATTTTATCAGAAGTCGAGGATGTAATAATTGCAAGAGACATTGTATTAACCAAAGGTACAGGTGCAAAGCTTCACATATGCCATATTAGTACAAGCCTTGGTGTAGACCTTATTAGATTTGGAAAGTCTATAGGAGCCAATGTAACAGGAGAGGTATGTCCTCACCATTTTACCTTAACGGATAAAGACGTATTATCCTTAGATACTAACATGAAAATGAACCCACCTCTCAGAGGAAAAGATGATGTAGAAGCTATAAAAATAGGACTAAAAGATGGAACTATAGATGTAATAGCAACGGATCATGCACCACATCATAAGGATGAAAAAAGTCTTTCATTTAGTAATGCTCCCTTTGGAATAGTCGGTCTAGAAACAGCGATACCCCTTGCTATTACAGAATTAGTTAAGGAAGGTTGGCTTACACCGATGGAGTTAATAGAAAAGTTTACAATTAATCCAGCAAAAATATTAAATATAGATAAGGGGGATATAAGGGTAGGAAAAGTAGCAGATATAACTATTATAAACCCTTCAGTTGAATACAAAATAGATGTTGAAGGATTTGCTTCAAAGAGTAAAAACAGTCCTTTTCATAATAGATTAGTAAATGGAAGAGTGGAATATACCATAGTTAATGGAGAAATTGTGTACGATAGGATAAAGGATAGTAAGTAA
- a CDS encoding metallophosphoesterase, with the protein MKKILWIASLLLAAILFLFDQNNRIGISSIEVKDSQLPSEFQNYKILHISDLHNKRFGKNQEKLMKEIVDIGPDLIVITGDLIDRRRYNEEISLQLIKQIVKLAPVYFVTGNHEWWSGKWNSLHPKLEQYGVKVLSNSAEVIEKEGKSILLFGIDDPAKYSGGYYEKDVYLEGDLKSLIEEKYRDKFSILLAHRPEKFKTYSRYGVNLIFSGHAHGGQFRIPGIGGIWVPGQGFLPKYTSGVYQSENSKMIVSRGLGNSIFPQRLFNRPELIVVTLNIDNTL; encoded by the coding sequence ATGAAAAAGATTCTTTGGATTGCATCATTGTTGCTTGCTGCAATACTTTTCTTATTTGATCAGAATAATAGAATAGGAATCTCTTCTATAGAAGTTAAGGATAGTCAACTACCATCTGAATTTCAAAATTATAAAATACTTCATATATCTGATCTGCATAATAAGCGTTTTGGAAAAAATCAAGAAAAGCTTATGAAAGAAATTGTTGATATAGGCCCAGATTTAATAGTTATTACTGGAGATTTAATTGATCGAAGAAGATACAATGAGGAAATAAGTTTACAGCTTATTAAACAAATTGTAAAACTAGCACCAGTATATTTTGTTACTGGAAATCATGAGTGGTGGTCCGGTAAATGGAATAGCCTTCATCCAAAGCTAGAACAGTATGGAGTAAAAGTATTAAGCAACTCTGCTGAGGTTATTGAGAAAGAAGGAAAATCTATCTTATTATTTGGAATTGATGATCCAGCAAAATATAGTGGAGGTTATTATGAAAAGGACGTTTATTTAGAAGGAGATTTAAAGTCACTAATAGAAGAAAAGTATAGAGATAAGTTTTCTATTTTATTAGCTCATAGACCTGAAAAGTTTAAAACTTATTCTAGATATGGGGTTAATTTAATTTTTTCAGGCCATGCCCACGGAGGACAATTCCGAATTCCAGGTATCGGTGGTATATGGGTACCAGGTCAGGGGTTTTTACCAAAATATACATCAGGTGTATATCAATCAGAAAACTCAAAAATGATTGTTAGTAGGGGATTAGGCAACAGTATTTTTCCCCAAAGACTGTTTAATAGGCCTGAATTAATTGTAGTTACTTTAAATATTGACAATACACTTTAA
- the aroD gene encoding type I 3-dehydroquinate dehydratase, which produces MKKVVTVKGITIGEGLPKICVPMVGRTLDELLEEANFLQSLDLDIVEWRVDFFEDAENIDKVKTALQAIREVLAYMPIIFTFRSANEGGEREVSKEFYFELNKTIASTKLIDIVDIELFNKEEEIQTLIDVARKNDVAVIISNHDFDKTPPKEEIISRLCRAAELGGDIPKIAVMPNSAKDVITLLDATRIMKEKYANRPIITVSMDGKGVISRLTGELFGSDLTFGAAKKTSAPGQISVADLRKTIQLLHNNL; this is translated from the coding sequence ATGAAAAAAGTGGTTACAGTTAAAGGTATTACAATAGGGGAAGGTTTACCTAAAATTTGTGTACCTATGGTAGGTAGAACTTTAGATGAACTTTTAGAGGAAGCTAACTTTTTGCAAAGTCTTGACTTAGATATTGTAGAATGGCGGGTAGATTTTTTTGAAGATGCCGAAAATATAGATAAAGTAAAAACAGCTCTACAAGCAATTAGAGAGGTTTTAGCCTATATGCCTATTATATTTACATTCCGTAGTGCTAATGAAGGCGGAGAAAGAGAAGTTAGTAAAGAATTTTATTTTGAACTTAACAAAACAATTGCTAGTACAAAGCTTATTGATATTGTAGATATTGAACTATTTAATAAGGAAGAAGAAATACAGACATTAATTGATGTGGCTCGTAAAAACGATGTAGCAGTAATTATCTCTAATCATGATTTTGATAAAACACCTCCAAAAGAGGAAATAATATCACGTTTATGTAGGGCTGCTGAATTAGGTGGAGATATTCCTAAAATAGCAGTAATGCCCAATTCTGCTAAGGACGTAATTACATTATTAGATGCAACGCGTATAATGAAGGAGAAATATGCTAATAGACCTATTATTACTGTGTCCATGGATGGAAAAGGTGTTATTAGTAGATTAACAGGTGAATTATTTGGTTCTGATTTAACATTTGGTGCAGCTAAAAAGACTTCAGCACCAGGGCAGATTTCAGTAGCAGATTTGCGTAAAACAATTCAATTATTGCATAATAACCTGTAG
- a CDS encoding NAD(P)H-dependent flavin oxidoreductase gives MRLPNLKLGELVASVPIIQGAMGVGVSLSRLASAVANEGGIGVISGVQIGFREPDFETNNGEANIRALKKEIQKAREISPKGILGVNLLAAINNYKDMVKAAVEEKIDLIISGAGLPTDLPELIKGTKTKIAPVVSSGKAAALISKLWDRRFSYIPDLIIVEGPDAGGHLGFSLDQLNAETKPDLKIIVKEVIEAIKPFEEKYEKKIPVVAAGGIFSGEDIAKYIKIGASGVQIGTRFVATKECDAHVGFKEAYLNAKEGDVQLVQSPVGMPGRAIKNRLIERVELERIPVTKCYNCLQPCNPKETPYCISTALIKAVKGELEEGLIFAGSNAHRLSKIVTVKELISELVSDAEAALV, from the coding sequence ATGAGATTACCCAATTTAAAACTGGGAGAATTGGTGGCTTCAGTTCCAATAATTCAAGGAGCCATGGGGGTTGGAGTGTCTCTTTCCAGGCTCGCATCCGCTGTTGCAAATGAAGGTGGTATTGGAGTAATATCTGGAGTTCAAATTGGATTTAGGGAACCTGATTTTGAAACTAATAATGGAGAAGCTAACATAAGAGCTTTAAAAAAAGAAATACAAAAAGCAAGAGAGATTAGTCCAAAGGGCATACTAGGTGTTAATCTACTGGCTGCTATTAATAACTATAAAGATATGGTTAAGGCGGCAGTTGAGGAAAAAATAGACTTAATTATTTCTGGTGCAGGTCTGCCTACAGATTTACCAGAGTTAATTAAAGGAACTAAAACTAAAATAGCACCTGTTGTTTCTTCTGGTAAGGCTGCGGCTTTAATATCAAAGCTATGGGATAGAAGATTTTCCTATATACCAGATTTAATAATTGTAGAGGGTCCAGATGCTGGAGGACATTTAGGGTTCTCACTGGATCAACTGAATGCTGAAACTAAGCCTGATTTAAAGATTATAGTAAAAGAAGTTATAGAGGCTATTAAGCCTTTTGAGGAAAAGTACGAGAAAAAAATCCCTGTAGTAGCAGCAGGTGGAATATTTAGTGGTGAAGATATAGCTAAATACATCAAAATTGGAGCTTCTGGTGTCCAAATAGGAACTAGATTTGTAGCTACCAAAGAGTGCGATGCTCATGTAGGTTTTAAGGAAGCATATTTAAACGCAAAAGAAGGCGATGTTCAGCTTGTACAAAGTCCTGTTGGTATGCCAGGTAGAGCTATTAAAAACAGGCTAATAGAAAGAGTAGAATTAGAAAGAATTCCAGTAACTAAGTGCTATAATTGCTTACAGCCGTGTAATCCTAAAGAAACACCTTATTGCATATCAACGGCTCTTATCAAGGCTGTAAAAGGAGAGTTAGAAGAAGGGCTTATATTTGCAGGAAGCAATGCCCATAGATTAAGTAAGATTGTAACTGTAAAAGAATTGATAAGTGAGCTAGTTAGTGATGCAGAGGCTGCTTTAGTATAG
- the ltaE gene encoding low-specificity L-threonine aldolase — translation MKFIDLRSDTVTMPTDKMREEMFKAVVGDDVYGDDPTIVELEEYAAKLVGKEAALFVPSGTFGNQLALLTHCKRGDEVILGDDCHIVAHEVGGASVIAGVQLRTLQSNKGILNPEEIKSKIREEDIHYPETGLICIENAHSNGRVIPLENMELIYKIGQEHNIPVHLDGARIFNAATNLGVDVKEVTKNCDSVMFCLSKGLCAPVGSILAGTKEFIDRARKGRKLMGGGLRQAGFLGAAGLISLKEMTKRLEEDHQNALLLGEKLSKIPGIEVNFEDIHINMVFFNIKNTGYNIENLVDILYSKGIKINPPENGVMRFVTHYWITKEKISYVVNTLEEVLSK, via the coding sequence ATGAAATTTATTGATTTAAGAAGTGATACAGTAACTATGCCAACTGATAAAATGCGTGAAGAAATGTTTAAGGCCGTTGTTGGAGATGATGTTTATGGAGATGATCCAACAATTGTAGAGTTAGAAGAATATGCAGCAAAGCTAGTTGGTAAAGAAGCAGCTCTATTTGTACCGAGTGGTACCTTTGGCAATCAGTTAGCATTACTTACTCACTGTAAGAGGGGCGATGAGGTTATCTTAGGAGATGATTGTCATATTGTCGCTCACGAAGTAGGAGGGGCTTCTGTTATTGCAGGAGTTCAATTAAGAACATTACAAAGTAATAAAGGGATTTTAAACCCAGAAGAAATAAAAAGTAAGATTAGGGAAGAGGATATTCATTATCCAGAGACTGGTTTAATATGTATTGAAAACGCCCATTCAAATGGAAGGGTAATTCCACTGGAAAATATGGAGCTAATTTATAAAATAGGACAAGAACATAATATTCCAGTACATTTAGATGGGGCTAGGATATTTAATGCTGCTACCAATTTAGGGGTAGATGTTAAGGAAGTAACTAAAAATTGTGATTCTGTAATGTTTTGTCTTTCAAAGGGACTTTGCGCTCCAGTAGGCTCTATATTGGCAGGAACAAAGGAATTTATAGATAGGGCAAGAAAAGGCAGGAAGTTAATGGGAGGAGGATTAAGACAGGCTGGGTTTTTAGGTGCTGCTGGACTTATTTCCCTTAAGGAAATGACCAAAAGATTAGAGGAAGACCACCAAAATGCCCTTTTATTAGGAGAAAAGTTAAGTAAAATACCAGGAATTGAAGTAAACTTTGAGGACATTCATATTAATATGGTATTCTTTAACATTAAGAATACTGGTTATAATATAGAAAATCTTGTAGATATATTATATAGTAAAGGAATAAAGATAAATCCACCAGAGAATGGAGTAATGCGTTTTGTAACCCACTATTGGATAACAAAAGAAAAAATTTCTTATGTTGTAAATACTTTAGAAGAAGTATTATCCAAGTAA
- a CDS encoding DEAD/DEAH box helicase, with protein sequence MKLDFSSLGIREEILKQLNTEGIVEPTPIQEKTIPIALDGKDIIAQAQTGTGKTFAFILPILEKINPNQKDVQALILAPTRELALQITTEAKKVAAGVGANVIAIYGGQDVEKQIHKLKGGMHIVVATPGRLLDHLRRGTIHLKGVSKLVLDEADQMLTMGFLEEVEFIIKKTPPTRQLMLYSATIPKGIRALTNRYMNNPIEIRIQSNKITLEEIRQLVVETTDRHKQQALIEMIKQQNPFLAIAFCRTKRRAKALNEALIEKGFLSDELHGDMTQAKREKVMKTFRDAKLQILVATDVAARGLDVEGITHIFNYDIPNDVESYIHRIGRTGRAGEKGVAITFVAPKDRDFLNMIEKGTNQRIEKTIYKPEGRAESIEATFEREAKKKEFKNSREKDTHRDANRGRSSGKGKSWGKNKSKKDFGGSNRKDINRSSRRGQR encoded by the coding sequence ATGAAATTAGATTTTTCAAGCTTAGGAATAAGAGAAGAAATACTAAAGCAACTAAATACAGAGGGAATAGTTGAGCCAACACCGATACAAGAGAAGACTATTCCTATTGCGTTAGATGGAAAGGATATAATTGCTCAGGCACAGACTGGTACAGGAAAAACCTTTGCATTTATACTTCCAATATTAGAGAAGATTAATCCGAATCAAAAAGATGTACAAGCATTAATACTTGCACCTACAAGAGAGCTAGCACTACAAATTACGACAGAAGCTAAAAAAGTAGCAGCTGGAGTAGGAGCAAATGTTATTGCTATTTATGGTGGGCAAGATGTAGAAAAGCAAATACATAAGTTAAAGGGTGGAATGCATATTGTAGTTGCCACACCTGGTCGATTATTAGATCATTTAAGAAGAGGAACTATACATTTGAAAGGTGTAAGTAAGCTAGTTTTAGATGAGGCAGATCAAATGTTGACTATGGGATTTTTGGAAGAAGTAGAGTTTATTATTAAAAAGACTCCACCTACAAGACAATTAATGTTATATTCCGCTACTATTCCAAAGGGAATTCGAGCTTTGACCAATAGATATATGAACAATCCAATTGAAATACGTATTCAAAGTAATAAGATAACATTAGAAGAAATTAGACAGCTAGTAGTAGAAACTACTGATAGACATAAGCAACAAGCTCTAATTGAAATGATAAAGCAACAAAATCCTTTTTTAGCTATAGCCTTCTGTCGTACAAAGCGTAGAGCGAAAGCGTTAAATGAAGCTTTAATAGAGAAAGGTTTTTTATCAGATGAGCTACATGGTGATATGACTCAAGCTAAAAGAGAAAAAGTTATGAAAACCTTTAGAGACGCCAAGTTGCAAATTTTAGTAGCTACTGATGTGGCAGCAAGAGGATTAGATGTAGAAGGTATAACTCATATTTTTAACTATGATATACCAAATGATGTAGAAAGCTATATCCATCGTATAGGCAGAACAGGTCGTGCAGGAGAAAAGGGAGTGGCTATTACTTTTGTAGCTCCAAAGGATAGAGACTTTTTAAATATGATTGAAAAAGGAACTAATCAAAGAATCGAAAAAACTATATATAAGCCAGAGGGTAGAGCGGAATCTATAGAGGCTACCTTTGAGAGAGAAGCTAAGAAAAAGGAATTTAAGAATAGTAGAGAAAAGGATACGCATAGAGATGCAAACAGAGGTAGAAGTTCGGGCAAAGGTAAATCTTGGGGTAAGAACAAGAGTAAGAAGGATTTTGGGGGTTCTAATAGAAAAGATATAAATAGGTCAAGTAGGAGAGGACAAAGATAG